Proteins found in one Rhinolophus ferrumequinum isolate MPI-CBG mRhiFer1 chromosome 9, mRhiFer1_v1.p, whole genome shotgun sequence genomic segment:
- the LOC117027842 gene encoding cytochrome c oxidase assembly factor 7, with translation MAGVVDFQDEEQVKSFLENMEVECNYQCYREKDPDGCYRLVDYLEGIQKNFDEAAKVLKFNCEDNKHSDSCYKLGAYYVTGKGGLTRDLKAASSCFLMACEKPGKKSVEACHNVGLLAHDGQVNDDGQPDLGKARDYYTRACDGSYASSCFNLSAMFLQGAPGFPKDMGLACKYSMKACDLGHVWACANASRMYKMGDGVDKDEAKAEVLKNRALQLHKEQQKNVQPLVFG, from the exons ATGGCGGGCGTGGTGGACTTCCAGGACGAGGAGCAGGTGAAGTCGTTTCTGGAGAACATGGAAGTGGAATGCAACTATCAATGCTACCGCGAGAAGGACCCGGACG GTTGTTATCGGCTGGTGGACTATTTGGAAGGGATCCAGAAGAATTTTGATGAGGCTGCCAAGGTGTTGAAGTTCAACTGTGAAGACAACAAACACAGTGATAGCTGCTACAAACTGGGGGCCTATTATGTGACTGGAAAAG gTGGACTGACCCGGGACCTGAAAGCTGCCTCCAGCTGCTTTCTGATGGCGTGTGAGAAGCCTGGAAAGAAGTCTGTGGAGGCATGTCACAATGTTGGTCTCCTGGCACATGATGGACAGGTCAATGACGATGGCCAGCCTGATCTAGGGAAGGCCAGAGACTATTACACAAGGGCCTGCGATGGCAGCTATGCCTCTAGCTGCTTCAACCTCAGTGCCATGTTCCTGCAGGGTGCCCCTGGCTTTCCCAAGGACATGGGCCTGGCATGCAAATACTCGATGAAAGCCTGTGACCTGGGCCATGTCTGGGCCTGTGCCAACGCTAGCCGCATGTACAAGATGGGGGATGGTGTCGATAAGGATGAAGCCAAAGCCGAGGTGCTAAAAAATCGGGCCCTGCAGCTGCATAAAGAACAGCAGAAAAACGTCCAGCCTTTAGTGTTTGGGTAG